The following proteins come from a genomic window of Achromobacter deleyi:
- a CDS encoding ATP-dependent DNA helicase, which produces MLDLDISEFFAEDGPLASAMPGYKPRPSQVELAQAIGEAIQDRATLVAEAGTGIGKTWAYLVPAFIQGGKVLISTGTRTLQDQLFARDLPRVRAALAAPVTAALLKGRGNYVCHYHLERLQGDERALKSRTEIQQLRQIQVFAGISKTGDRGDLAQVPEDADIWQRVTSTRENCLGQECPRIRDCFVVKARRQAQEADVVVVNHALFMADLVLREEGVTDLLPEADTVIFDEAHQLPDTATRFLGSSVSTHQLLDFGRALEAAGLAYAREATKWSDVARHLETATRELRLACAPLERLPGRKATFEAIPNADEFDAALAVLREAVDIATNALGSVAERHPDLVAATRSGAEIAVRLKRWATPGRDGAGFNDEGWGRDDQAPAPAPQSALGDGLATPAAILEGAAAAVEWTGPAVRWVEHGQHHVRLHSAPLSVAQAFSKYRKPGQAWIMTSATLSVNGEFTHFTGQLGLDRARTGKWESPFNYPEQALLFVPRGMPEPQSPQFLERFVQTLLPLLEASPGGTLVLCTTLRAVDKVANLLADAFDDAGHDWPLLKQGEGTRRDLLDRFCKLTHPVLVGSASFWEGIDLPGDVLTLVAIDKLPFAPPDDPVIEARLRACRAHGGNPFSEYQLPEAAISLKQGAGRLIRTESDWGVLMVGDARLVEKPYGKRLWRGLPPFARTRELEEVLAFYRRKQE; this is translated from the coding sequence ATGCTGGACCTGGACATCTCCGAATTCTTCGCCGAGGACGGCCCGCTCGCGTCGGCCATGCCCGGCTACAAGCCGCGCCCGTCCCAGGTGGAACTGGCGCAGGCCATTGGCGAGGCCATCCAGGATCGCGCCACGCTGGTGGCCGAGGCCGGCACCGGCATCGGCAAGACCTGGGCCTACCTTGTACCCGCCTTCATCCAGGGCGGCAAGGTGCTGATTTCCACCGGTACGCGCACGCTGCAGGATCAGCTGTTCGCCCGCGACCTGCCGCGGGTGCGCGCGGCGCTGGCCGCGCCGGTCACCGCCGCGCTGCTCAAGGGCCGCGGCAACTACGTCTGCCATTACCACCTGGAACGCCTGCAGGGCGACGAACGCGCCTTGAAGTCGCGCACCGAGATCCAGCAACTGCGCCAGATCCAGGTGTTCGCCGGCATTTCCAAGACCGGCGACCGCGGCGACCTGGCGCAGGTGCCCGAAGACGCCGACATCTGGCAGCGCGTCACCTCGACGCGCGAGAACTGCCTGGGCCAGGAGTGCCCGCGCATCCGCGACTGCTTCGTGGTCAAGGCCCGCCGCCAGGCCCAGGAGGCCGACGTGGTGGTGGTCAACCACGCCCTGTTCATGGCCGACCTGGTGCTGCGCGAAGAGGGCGTCACCGACCTGCTGCCCGAGGCCGACACCGTCATCTTCGACGAAGCGCACCAGTTGCCCGACACGGCCACCCGCTTCCTGGGCAGCAGCGTGTCCACCCACCAGTTGCTGGACTTCGGCCGCGCGCTCGAGGCCGCCGGCCTGGCGTACGCGCGTGAAGCCACCAAATGGAGCGATGTGGCGCGCCACCTGGAAACGGCCACGCGCGAGTTGCGCCTGGCCTGTGCGCCGCTCGAGCGGCTCCCGGGCCGCAAGGCCACGTTCGAGGCCATTCCCAACGCCGACGAGTTCGATGCCGCGCTGGCGGTGCTGCGCGAAGCGGTGGACATCGCCACCAACGCGCTGGGCTCGGTCGCCGAACGCCATCCCGACCTGGTGGCCGCCACCCGCAGCGGCGCCGAGATCGCCGTGCGTCTCAAGCGCTGGGCCACGCCAGGCCGCGATGGCGCCGGTTTCAACGACGAAGGCTGGGGCCGCGACGACCAGGCGCCCGCGCCGGCGCCGCAATCGGCGCTGGGCGACGGCTTGGCCACGCCCGCCGCGATTCTCGAGGGCGCGGCCGCGGCGGTGGAATGGACCGGCCCGGCGGTGCGCTGGGTCGAGCATGGCCAGCATCACGTGCGGCTGCATTCCGCGCCGCTGTCGGTGGCGCAGGCGTTCTCCAAATACCGCAAGCCGGGCCAGGCCTGGATCATGACCTCGGCCACGCTGTCGGTGAACGGCGAGTTCACCCATTTCACCGGCCAGCTGGGCCTGGATCGCGCCCGCACCGGCAAGTGGGAGTCGCCCTTCAACTACCCCGAGCAGGCGCTGCTGTTCGTGCCGCGCGGCATGCCCGAGCCGCAATCGCCGCAGTTCCTGGAGCGCTTCGTGCAGACGCTGCTGCCGCTGCTGGAAGCCAGCCCGGGCGGCACGCTGGTGTTGTGCACCACGCTGCGCGCCGTGGACAAGGTCGCCAATCTGCTGGCAGACGCCTTCGATGACGCCGGCCACGACTGGCCGCTGCTCAAGCAGGGCGAGGGCACGCGCCGCGACCTGCTGGACCGCTTCTGCAAGCTGACGCACCCGGTGCTGGTGGGCAGCGCCAGCTTCTGGGAGGGCATCGACCTGCCCGGCGACGTGCTGACGCTGGTGGCGATCGACAAACTGCCGTTCGCGCCGCCCGATGATCCAGTGATCGAGGCGCGCTTGCGGGCCTGTCGCGCCCACGGCGGCAATCCGTTCTCGGAATACCAGCTGCCCGAGGCCGCGATCTCGCTCAAGCAGGGCGCCGGCCGCCTGATCCGCACGGAATCGGACTGGGGCGTGCTGATGGTGGGCGATGCCCGCCTGGTCGAGAAGCCCTATGGCAAGCGCCTGTGGCGCGGCCTGCCGCCGTTCGCGCGGACGCGCGAGCTGGAAGAGGTGCTGGCCTTCTACCGCCGCAAGCAGGAATAG
- the tex gene encoding RNA-binding transcriptional accessory protein Tex — MSETSVITNVAAGVDNARIVAQLATELGARASQIASAVELLDDGATVPFIARYRKEATGGLDDTVLRNLEVRLGYLRELEERRGSILESISQQGKLTPELQQEIASADTKQRLEDLYAPYKPKRRTRAQIAREAGLEPLADAILADPACDPAALAAQYLNPEASINDAKAALDGARDILAERYAENADLLADMREHLWSTGYLYSKMVDGKETEGANFRDWFDFNEPLRTLPSHRILALLRGRQQGVLEIRLGLETELEAQLPHPCVARIAGFLKLGNGLFALDASPRARWLGEVCRWTWRVKLVTAFESELVGRLRETAEAEAIRVFAANLKDLLLAAPAGPKAVLGLDPGIRTGCKVAVIDQTGKVVDTSTVYPFEPRRDREGTINTLAALVARHKVDLIAIGNGTASRESEKLVGDMQERFPDLKVTRVVVSEAGASVYSASETAALEFPDLDVTLRGAVSIARRLQDPLAELVKIDPKAIGVGQYQHDVNQRELARSLDAVVEDCVNAVGVDVNTASAALLARVSGLNSLLAKNIVAWRDENGAFPTRELLRKVPRFGDKAFEQAAGFLRIPNGDNPLDASSVHPEAYPVVERIVAKIKAEVKQIIGQRDALKGVSPSDFTDERFGLPTVRDIFAELEKPGRDPRPEFKTAQFKEGVETLNDLYPGMVLEGVVTNVANFGAFVDIGVHQDGLVHISALAEKFVKDPRDVVRVGQTVSVKVLEVDVARKRVALTMRMNDAAVPARRGADAAPKGGDRGGRRPQGDSGRGNAGGSAAMNSAMADAFAKLKR, encoded by the coding sequence ATGTCTGAAACTTCCGTTATCACGAACGTCGCCGCCGGCGTCGACAATGCCCGTATCGTTGCCCAGCTCGCCACCGAGCTCGGCGCACGCGCCTCCCAGATCGCCTCCGCGGTGGAACTGCTGGACGATGGCGCCACCGTGCCCTTCATCGCGCGCTACCGCAAGGAAGCCACCGGCGGCCTGGACGACACCGTCCTGCGCAACCTGGAAGTGCGCCTGGGCTACCTGCGCGAGCTCGAAGAACGCCGCGGCTCGATCCTCGAATCGATCTCGCAGCAGGGCAAGCTGACGCCCGAACTGCAGCAGGAAATCGCCAGCGCCGATACCAAGCAGCGCCTGGAAGACTTGTACGCGCCGTACAAGCCCAAGCGCCGCACGCGCGCCCAGATCGCCCGCGAGGCCGGCCTGGAGCCGCTGGCCGACGCCATCCTGGCCGACCCGGCCTGCGATCCGGCCGCGCTTGCCGCGCAATACCTGAATCCCGAAGCCTCGATCAACGACGCCAAGGCGGCGCTGGACGGCGCCCGCGACATCCTGGCCGAGCGCTACGCCGAGAACGCCGACCTGCTGGCCGACATGCGCGAGCACCTCTGGTCCACCGGCTATCTGTATTCCAAGATGGTCGACGGCAAGGAAACCGAAGGCGCCAACTTCCGCGACTGGTTCGACTTCAACGAGCCGCTGCGCACGCTGCCATCGCACCGCATCCTGGCGCTGCTGCGCGGCCGCCAGCAAGGCGTGCTGGAAATCCGCCTGGGCCTGGAAACCGAGCTCGAAGCGCAACTGCCGCACCCCTGCGTGGCGCGCATCGCCGGCTTCCTCAAGCTCGGCAACGGCCTGTTCGCGCTGGACGCCTCGCCGCGCGCGCGCTGGCTGGGCGAAGTGTGCCGCTGGACCTGGCGCGTCAAGCTGGTGACGGCCTTTGAAAGCGAACTGGTCGGCCGCCTGCGCGAGACCGCCGAGGCCGAGGCCATCCGCGTGTTCGCCGCCAACCTGAAGGATCTGCTGCTGGCCGCGCCGGCCGGCCCCAAGGCCGTGCTGGGCCTGGATCCCGGCATCCGCACGGGCTGCAAGGTGGCCGTGATCGACCAGACCGGCAAGGTGGTCGATACCTCCACCGTCTACCCGTTCGAACCGCGCCGTGACCGCGAAGGCACCATCAATACGCTGGCCGCGCTGGTCGCGCGCCACAAGGTCGACCTGATCGCCATCGGCAACGGCACCGCCTCGCGCGAAAGCGAGAAGCTGGTGGGCGACATGCAGGAACGCTTCCCCGACCTGAAGGTGACGCGCGTGGTCGTGTCCGAGGCCGGCGCCTCGGTGTATTCGGCCTCGGAAACCGCTGCGCTCGAATTCCCCGATCTCGACGTGACGCTGCGTGGCGCCGTGTCGATCGCGCGCCGCCTGCAGGATCCGCTGGCCGAACTGGTCAAGATCGATCCCAAGGCCATCGGCGTCGGCCAGTACCAGCACGACGTCAACCAGCGCGAGTTGGCGCGTTCGCTGGACGCGGTGGTCGAGGATTGCGTGAACGCCGTGGGCGTCGACGTCAACACGGCCTCCGCCGCGCTGCTGGCGCGCGTGTCGGGCCTGAACTCGCTGCTGGCCAAGAACATCGTGGCCTGGCGCGACGAGAATGGCGCCTTCCCCACCCGCGAACTGCTGCGCAAGGTGCCGCGCTTCGGCGACAAGGCCTTCGAGCAGGCCGCCGGCTTCCTGCGCATCCCCAACGGCGACAACCCGCTGGACGCCTCGTCGGTGCACCCGGAAGCCTATCCGGTGGTCGAACGCATCGTGGCCAAGATCAAGGCCGAGGTCAAGCAGATCATCGGCCAGCGCGATGCGCTCAAGGGCGTGTCGCCGTCTGACTTCACGGACGAACGTTTCGGCCTGCCGACGGTGCGCGACATCTTCGCCGAACTGGAAAAGCCCGGTCGCGATCCGCGCCCCGAGTTCAAGACCGCCCAGTTCAAGGAAGGCGTCGAGACGCTCAACGACCTGTATCCCGGCATGGTGCTCGAAGGCGTGGTGACCAACGTCGCCAACTTCGGCGCGTTCGTCGACATCGGCGTGCACCAGGACGGCCTGGTCCACATCTCGGCGCTGGCCGAGAAGTTCGTGAAGGATCCGCGCGACGTGGTGCGCGTGGGCCAGACGGTCAGCGTGAAGGTGCTGGAAGTGGACGTGGCGCGCAAGCGCGTGGCACTGACCATGCGCATGAACGACGCCGCCGTGCCGGCCCGGCGCGGCGCCGACGCCGCCCCCAAGGGCGGCGATCGCGGCGGCCGCCGCCCGCAAGGCGACAGCGGCCGCGGCAACGCCGGCGGTAGCGCCGCGATGAACAGCGCCATGGCCGACGCGTTCGCCAAGCTCAAGCGTTGA
- a CDS encoding tryptophan--tRNA ligase, giving the protein MNTRVLTGITTSGTPHLGNYAGAIRPAVQASTQPGVDAFFFLADYHALIKCDDPARVARSRLEIAATWLAVGLDPERVTFYRQSDIPEIPELSWLLTCVTAKGLMNRAHAYKASVDQNVAKGVDPDDGVTMGLFSYPVLMAADIVMFNANKVPVGRDQIQHLEMARDIAQRFNHLYGREYFTLPEVAIEEDVATLPGLDGRKMSKSYNNTIPLFEGGAKALRASIMRIVTDSREPGEPKDAEGSHLYTIYRAFATHEQAAAFRKQLEEGLGWGEAKQALYDHLENLLAPMRERYFDLMANPGRIEDVLQAGAAKARKLAVPMMRELREAVGLRNLNAQAPGKDAPAKKEKGKGARFVSFRDEDGGFRFRFLAADGEELLLSQRFADPKEAGALMRRLQAESPETLLQATAEGLAAVLDGATVATAPAGAQGDVQAQLTKARDALRSMAQE; this is encoded by the coding sequence ATGAACACCCGCGTCCTTACTGGCATCACCACCTCTGGAACCCCTCACCTCGGCAACTACGCTGGCGCGATCCGCCCGGCGGTCCAGGCCAGCACGCAACCGGGTGTCGACGCGTTTTTCTTCCTGGCCGACTACCACGCGCTGATCAAGTGCGACGATCCGGCCCGCGTGGCCCGCTCGCGGCTTGAAATCGCCGCCACCTGGCTGGCGGTGGGCCTCGATCCCGAACGCGTGACCTTCTACCGCCAGTCGGACATCCCCGAGATCCCGGAGCTGAGCTGGCTGCTGACCTGCGTCACGGCCAAGGGCCTGATGAACCGCGCGCACGCCTACAAGGCCTCGGTCGACCAGAACGTGGCCAAGGGCGTGGATCCCGACGACGGCGTGACCATGGGCCTGTTCTCGTATCCGGTGCTGATGGCCGCGGACATCGTCATGTTCAACGCCAATAAGGTGCCGGTGGGCCGCGACCAGATCCAGCACCTGGAAATGGCGCGCGACATCGCCCAGCGCTTCAATCACCTGTACGGCCGCGAGTACTTCACGCTGCCCGAGGTCGCCATCGAGGAAGACGTGGCCACCTTGCCGGGCCTGGACGGCCGCAAGATGTCCAAGAGCTACAACAACACCATTCCGCTGTTCGAGGGCGGCGCCAAGGCGCTGCGCGCCTCGATCATGCGCATCGTCACCGACTCGCGCGAACCGGGCGAACCCAAGGACGCCGAGGGCTCGCACCTGTACACCATCTACCGCGCCTTCGCCACGCACGAACAGGCCGCGGCGTTCCGCAAGCAGCTCGAGGAAGGCCTGGGCTGGGGCGAGGCCAAGCAGGCGCTCTACGACCACCTGGAGAACCTGTTGGCGCCGATGCGCGAGCGCTACTTCGACCTGATGGCCAACCCCGGGCGCATCGAGGACGTGCTGCAGGCCGGCGCCGCCAAGGCGCGCAAGCTGGCGGTGCCGATGATGCGCGAACTGCGCGAGGCCGTGGGCCTGCGCAACCTGAATGCGCAGGCGCCGGGCAAGGACGCGCCGGCCAAGAAGGAAAAGGGCAAGGGCGCGCGTTTCGTCAGCTTCCGCGACGAGGACGGCGGCTTCCGTTTCCGCTTCCTGGCCGCCGATGGCGAGGAACTGCTGCTGTCGCAACGCTTCGCCGATCCCAAGGAAGCCGGCGCGCTGATGCGTCGCCTGCAGGCGGAATCGCCCGAGACCCTGCTGCAAGCCACGGCCGAAGGCCTGGCGGCGGTGCTGGACGGCGCCACCGTGGCGACGGCGCCCGCCGGCGCCCAGGGCGACGTCCAGGCGCAGCTGACGAAGGCGCGTGACGCGCTGCGCTCGATGGCGCAGGAATAA
- a CDS encoding DUF3325 domain-containing protein has translation MTLAAFCLAYAGFSALCLGMDRHYEDLFDRALPRRHRVPLRTFGWLALALSLCASAAVWGWSYGTIEWIGILSIAGLLLIWFLTFRPRAALTAGGLCALAAPLLAVL, from the coding sequence ATGACGCTCGCCGCCTTCTGCCTTGCCTACGCGGGATTCTCCGCCCTGTGCCTGGGCATGGATCGTCACTACGAGGACCTGTTCGACCGCGCCTTGCCGCGCCGCCACCGCGTGCCGCTGCGCACCTTCGGCTGGCTGGCGCTGGCGTTGTCGCTGTGCGCCTCGGCCGCGGTCTGGGGCTGGAGCTACGGCACCATCGAATGGATCGGCATCCTCAGCATCGCCGGCCTGCTGCTGATCTGGTTCCTGACCTTCCGGCCACGCGCCGCGCTGACGGCCGGCGGGCTGTGCGCGCTGGCCGCGCCGCTGCTGGCCGTCCTGTAA
- a CDS encoding PepSY-associated TM helix domain-containing protein: protein MKPSTGKAQGEGLRQSMSWLHTWSGLILGWVLFAMFLTGTLSFFRPEITRWMQPEIQVKAAPTLESVAMAQRYLTEHAPDAKRWFITPPSDREPEILLLYQVQKPKPGERGFVRAKLDPLTGQAVEGRETRGGDFFYRFHFELETAFPWGRWLASIAGMFMLVAIISGIITHKKIFADFFTFRPKKGGQRAWMDGHNALSVLGLPFHLMITFSGLLLFASMLLPAGILAAYENPRQYADDMFPGFKVSPPRNEPAPLVALAPLVEQVEQRWHGRVGRVTVNNPGDAGATVTLARDAADGVSYGRLAPYARFDGVTGAFQEGQDELTPTMRTAGVVIGLHLGLFAEPLLRWFYFLVSLAGTGMVGSGLVLWIAKRRQKARPGAREAFSLRLVDGLNAGTIAGLFIAVAAFFWTNRLVPADLPGRQLWEVRAFFSAWGLSLVYAFLFHKRKWVDLLTLAAASLALVPVVNALTTSRHLGVSLPAGDWVMAGFDLTCLAGALLLGWMARKAARARKAPAKGATKAPARARAATAAETPAPVQAQAQARTRPATPDLTPSHSPSEAAYEPR, encoded by the coding sequence ATGAAACCGAGTACCGGAAAAGCGCAAGGCGAAGGCCTGCGCCAATCCATGTCGTGGCTGCACACCTGGTCGGGGCTGATCCTCGGCTGGGTGCTGTTCGCGATGTTCCTGACCGGCACGCTGTCGTTCTTCCGTCCCGAGATCACCCGCTGGATGCAGCCCGAGATCCAGGTGAAGGCCGCCCCCACGCTCGAGTCCGTGGCCATGGCGCAGCGCTACCTGACCGAGCACGCGCCCGACGCCAAGCGCTGGTTCATCACGCCGCCCTCCGACCGCGAACCGGAGATCCTGCTGCTGTACCAGGTGCAGAAACCCAAGCCGGGCGAGCGCGGCTTCGTGCGCGCCAAGCTCGACCCACTGACCGGCCAGGCCGTCGAGGGTCGCGAGACGCGCGGCGGCGACTTCTTCTACCGCTTCCATTTCGAACTCGAGACGGCGTTCCCGTGGGGGCGCTGGCTCGCCAGCATCGCCGGCATGTTCATGCTGGTGGCCATCATCAGCGGCATCATCACGCACAAGAAGATCTTCGCCGACTTCTTCACCTTCCGCCCGAAGAAGGGCGGCCAGCGGGCCTGGATGGATGGCCACAACGCGCTGTCGGTGCTGGGGTTGCCGTTCCATTTGATGATCACGTTCAGTGGCCTGCTGTTGTTCGCCAGCATGCTGCTGCCGGCCGGCATCCTGGCCGCCTACGAAAACCCGCGCCAGTACGCCGACGACATGTTCCCGGGCTTCAAGGTCTCGCCGCCTCGCAATGAGCCGGCGCCGTTGGTGGCGCTTGCTCCGCTGGTCGAACAGGTCGAGCAGCGTTGGCATGGGCGGGTCGGCCGCGTCACGGTCAACAATCCTGGCGATGCTGGCGCCACGGTGACCCTGGCGCGCGATGCGGCGGACGGCGTGTCCTACGGCCGGCTCGCGCCGTATGCGAGGTTCGACGGCGTCACCGGCGCCTTCCAGGAAGGGCAGGACGAATTGACTCCCACCATGCGCACCGCCGGCGTGGTCATCGGACTGCACCTGGGGCTGTTCGCCGAGCCGTTGCTGCGCTGGTTCTATTTCCTGGTCAGCCTGGCGGGTACGGGCATGGTCGGTTCCGGCCTGGTGCTGTGGATCGCCAAGCGCCGCCAGAAGGCGCGACCCGGCGCGCGCGAGGCCTTCTCGCTGCGCCTGGTGGACGGCCTGAACGCCGGCACCATCGCCGGCCTCTTCATCGCGGTCGCCGCGTTCTTCTGGACCAACCGCCTGGTGCCGGCCGACCTGCCGGGCCGCCAGTTGTGGGAAGTGCGCGCGTTCTTCAGCGCCTGGGGCCTGTCGCTGGTGTACGCGTTCCTGTTCCACAAGCGCAAGTGGGTCGACCTGCTGACGCTGGCCGCGGCCTCGCTGGCGCTGGTGCCGGTGGTCAACGCCTTGACCACGTCGCGCCACCTCGGCGTGTCGCTGCCGGCGGGCGACTGGGTCATGGCCGGTTTCGACCTGACCTGCCTGGCCGGCGCGCTGCTCCTGGGCTGGATGGCGCGCAAGGCCGCCCGCGCGCGCAAGGCGCCGGCCAAGGGCGCCACCAAGGCGCCAGCCCGCGCCCGCGCCGCGACGGCCGCCGAAACGCCCGCCCCGGTGCAAGCGCAAGCGCAGGCTCGGACCCGTCCCGCCACGCCCGACCTGACGCCCTCGCATTCCCCTTCCGAAGCCGCCTATGAACCGAGGTGA
- a CDS encoding DUF3649 domain-containing protein, with product MMRYRLAVASRALAAILGGYGLASAAAACLAVWLPMQRADAVVAAQMSAFVVYTCGVIWVFATRNAWRAWAGILLPAALFGGLFLIGRMVGGA from the coding sequence ATGATGCGCTACCGTCTGGCCGTGGCCTCGCGGGCCCTGGCCGCCATCCTCGGCGGCTACGGCCTGGCCTCGGCGGCTGCGGCCTGCCTGGCCGTCTGGCTGCCCATGCAGCGCGCCGACGCCGTCGTCGCGGCGCAGATGTCGGCCTTCGTGGTCTACACCTGTGGCGTCATCTGGGTGTTCGCCACCCGCAACGCCTGGCGCGCCTGGGCCGGCATTCTGTTGCCGGCGGCGCTGTTCGGCGGCCTGTTCCTGATCGGCCGCATGGTGGGGGGCGCATGA
- a CDS encoding DUF4198 domain-containing protein translates to MKFARTLAAIALLGSAGAAQAHFVWLERADQGPAKAYFGEWADDLREKRDGLLGKVLVAPVVTGADGKALKASAEGADFVEFATSGKGDVRLSQPIQFKDTLMQYGAKAGREDTQGKLDLELVPAAAGSNTFVLHFKGKPLAKTEVTVFGPPKWEKRFHSDENGRIEITTPWPGQYVLEAAHVEDKAGEADGKAYTKIRYVSTLTFNVTK, encoded by the coding sequence ATGAAATTCGCAAGGACTTTGGCAGCCATCGCGCTGTTGGGCAGCGCCGGCGCGGCGCAGGCGCACTTCGTCTGGCTCGAGCGGGCCGACCAGGGGCCGGCAAAGGCGTACTTCGGCGAATGGGCGGACGACCTGCGTGAAAAGCGCGACGGCCTCCTGGGCAAGGTCCTGGTGGCGCCGGTGGTGACCGGCGCTGACGGCAAGGCACTCAAGGCGTCGGCCGAGGGCGCGGATTTCGTCGAGTTCGCCACCAGCGGCAAGGGCGACGTGCGCCTGTCGCAGCCGATCCAGTTCAAGGACACGCTGATGCAGTACGGCGCCAAGGCCGGCCGCGAAGACACCCAGGGCAAGCTCGACCTGGAGCTGGTGCCGGCCGCCGCGGGCAGCAACACCTTCGTGCTGCATTTCAAGGGCAAGCCGCTCGCCAAGACCGAAGTCACCGTGTTCGGCCCGCCCAAGTGGGAAAAGCGTTTCCACAGCGACGAGAACGGCCGCATCGAGATCACCACGCCGTGGCCGGGCCAGTACGTGCTGGAAGCCGCCCACGTCGAGGACAAGGCCGGCGAGGCCGACGGCAAGGCCTATACCAAGATCCGCTACGTTTCCACCCTGACCTTCAACGTGACCAAGTGA